Genomic DNA from Euleptes europaea isolate rEulEur1 chromosome 14, rEulEur1.hap1, whole genome shotgun sequence:
CCATCCAGGACCCAGCCAGGGGTGTAGACACAGTTAAAGGATGAAGCGGCTGAttagtgccaaaatgtaagcacttgtcccgtgataatcccataaacaaacatccgtagacgagtagtccaaaagagagttgatttattggaagatctacaggtttacagcagctaagagtcaagttggcactaatgagaactataagCACGGTGCAGGGCATATAACAAAGAGCATAGGGTAAATCAGAGCAAATCTGGAtgacatggcaacccccctcccctggcagtaagtttcccacagagttcagagtcaaaacacatagttggcaTGGCTGGAGCTGGCCTtgaccagcacctggagaaaccacaacagaaaccacaacatcctcTGACAGGCAATGCCTGACAGTctaattcagaataaggcagcttcatgcgttcatgtgttttCATGTGAAGGAAAATTCCAGAATTGGGTACATTTGTAGGTGATCAAGATTCCACCCCAGCCCGGAAAGACCAGGGGACAAGTGCCAGAGCAACACCCACCAGAAAAGCCACCCATTTCGCTACCAAGAAGCTACTGTCCGGGTTCATCCCAACCTCTGTCCCATCGGACTTCTGTCTGGCACCGAGCAATCACCAATGTTTTAGGAGGGCAAAGATGATCTGTAAAGCCATGGAAAAGCAGGGCAGCTGAGCCACGCCATAGGCCACCGACCGCGTCGGGGCTCTCAGCTTCAGGAGATAGGCCACGGTGTGGACCATCCGGCCAACGAAAAAGACCAGGAAGTGGATCCGAGCCACGGCTGGGTTAGGGTCCAGGAGGGAGTAGACAGCCCCAAGGAACAAGAAGGGGTAGATGTTCTCCATGTCATTGCGATGAGCCCTGCAAGGAAGAACATGACTGTCAGATGTGAAGCAGCGCTGTAGCAACTGGAGGGaacaacccttccccccccacatgaacacacatgaagctgccttctactgaatcagaccccctttggtccctcaaagtcagtattgtctactcagaccagtagcagctctccagggtctcagccaggggtctttcacatcacctacctgcctagtccctttaactggagatgctggggattgaacctgggaccttctgcatgccaagcagatgctctgccactgagccacagcccctccccaaatgaagaTTCTAGCATTTGGCCatatatgcagggctgtttcctggcggtcacccccaccaactgcttcggtgctttgttttgattatgcttgcctttcccAATTGTCGGAGGTCGCCTCCCTGTGCGTTTCCATGCATTCAGCCCACTTTTTctggattcttgctaaaacagcatccaaaaAACACAAGCAACAATGCAtggaaaatgcatggggagagcaaggcgacctctgacagtcaggaaaggcatgcacaatcaaaatgaagcaccggagcaATTGGCGGAGTgatcacgagggaaacagccctgcataaatggccttttgcCATTTTGCATTCCAAGCCACTGCAAAATGTCACTTGTGAAATATGACCAGCTGGGATACTTGAGAGGGACTCAATCGTTATGATCATCTGCTCCCTCAGGCACCTAAGAGGCCAGTCTGTTGGCAGTGTTGGGAATACAGGCATGAagggtgccatcctccaggtggggccaggagctctcccagaattacaactgagctccagactacagagatcagatccctcggaggaaacggcagcttcggagggtggacaccacgtccctgctgagctccttcccctctccaaactcttccctccccaggcacagcccccaaatctccaggaatttcccagcccagagttggcaaccctatagtagtcACAGATGCCCAAACATTCCATTTAGCTTTAAATGTCAAACACAGACAGAATGAATGCTGATCTGGGGTACTATGCTGGGGAAAAGAGAGGTTTTCCCAAGAAAATTAGCATGCAGAGGTAAAACTTTCATATCCGCAAATGCAACAGATACCCATTAGTAGCATCCTTACTAGGGGCCCTCTTCTGCTGCTATGACGCTAAATGTAATGTAGAgagctagagtggtgtagtgtttaagagcggaggactctaatctgaagaaccgtgtttgattccccactcctccacatgagcggcggactcgactctggagaaccaggttggttttcccactcctccacatgaagcttgctgagtgaccttgagctagtcacagttctttctgaactctctcagccctacctacctcacaaggattgtaagctggtttgattctccttaaaaggtagagaaaatcagcatataaaaaacaactcttcttcttctaatgcaggGGAGGGGCAGAATTCGATGACTGACCCCTCATACCCAAGACTCAAAACTATCCATGGAGCAAAGTTCTGCAGCTCTTTCCtccatgtgtttttttaaaaacccaaaacattCTGCAAGTTGGAGCAGAGGAAAGGCATGTTGAGAAAAGGTGATTCATTTCCAgtccacaattagggttgccaacctccaggttgcaccAGGAGGACttcagctattacaattgatctccagactacagcgatcagtttccctggagaaaatggcttcctcGATCCctagtcttgagatcagttgtaattctaggagatctccaggccgcacctgaGGGCTGGCAGCTCTGGCCATCAGACTCTCACATCCAGACAGCATTCAGAATATGTAACAGAAAACAAACATTTCAAGCAGGGGAACATAAATTCAGATTTTGATGGGCAGATGTAGTTTGGATTTTTTCCTTCAAACAATTGATTTTGGATTTGACAGAGGTCGTTTCCATGCTGCCTATCTGGTTCAGATTGGGAAGtgttcattcccccctccccacaaacgcACACAACTTTGGGTGCATCCATGAACCTCCTGGCTTTTCCCTGGCTTCTCCATGTTCTTCCCAAAACCGTGAAGATATCCTTTTCTTCTTATAACTTTGTAATGTAAAGGGTCGGgcaccatatttttaaaatgaaagttgggaattcggAGGACCTAGTAGGAAGATTTGTTATAATGATTTAGTAATCTAATAATTGCCAGTTAAACATCCAAAAGGCTTTGGCAGCTGAAAGCAATGCCTACCCTCCACCTAATGCCAGCGCCCTgcaaaattcaatttaaaaaaaaagagtaatgCAGAATTCTGCAagagaaattgtggaactccctgccctagaatgtggtgatggctgccagcttggagggctttaagaggggagtggacgtgttcatggaggaaaggggtattcatggctattagttagaatggatactatgctgcatacctattctctctagtatcagaggagcatgcctattatattgggtgtggtggaacacaggcaggatagtgctgctgcagtcgtcttctttgtgggtttcctagaggcacctggttggccactgtgtgaacagactgctggacttgatgggccttctgggtctgacccagcagggcccttcttatgttcttaaataggtGCAGTTGGCAAGAAAGCACCATGAAGGTaatttatgcaggggagttttacctgaggttcattgctcgctggaccacatttctcttctgggattctatgcaccagcagtctccaagctcaaatcaagccccccccctttaaatgctgctttgtaattggcggtaGTGAGGGAaaagttcccttcccccccccaaacccaattgctgcataaaaaaagcatttttaagaacataaaacaaaaaacggagcaatctagaaagatggggggagaaatccaagcctcgtttttaaaaagcctttcttctgctcacaaaaagctcagaggaagcaggaagcatctgaatcccgcctctttacacactgctttgcaattggctgtgagagaaaccgagctttgccttatgcacagcgATTTCACTCggactttgctcaggggagagggaagaatcgggttaagagaggaatgggaagctctgggatctgtgaaggatggcagcgaggtcatctctaatgggcgggaaacccatgcataactccaaggaacaactgagacagatgggggtgaacgtgagtgaaagtacccatgcataaacgaccaaagtgaTACAAATCTCAGCACAAATCCACACACATGAAGAAAACTAGGTATTCTTTCAAAGGCAGCTGGAAAATATACATAATGCTGTTAAAACCAGCCTCACCACGCACACCCTTCCATAGCAATTTTTTCAGAAGACAGAGGTAGAAATCGAGCCTCACCCCTTCTCAGCAAGATGTGAGGTGCTTCTCTCCACCCCGATCTGCCCTTTGCCACAGCAGACCAGGATACCCAGCAGTTCACAAAGGAGAGCCTTGCCCATTTTTGGTCATTCTTGACAAGCTGCCACTTCCTCTTTCTGGGCTGTCAATCAACATGCCAGGCCACAGAATTGGCCTAACTAGAGCCAATCTTGATACAGTTGTGATCAGTTGACATATCTAGGTTCCAGGATCCCAGTGGTGCATGTCTCAGTGAAGGGCTATCaggcctaactagggttgccaggtccctcttcgtcaccagtgggaggtttttggggcggagcctgaggagggcggggtttgggaaaagacttcgatggcatagagtccaatagcccaaaaggccattttctccaggtgaactgatctctattggctgaagatcagttgtaatagcaggagatctccagctagtacctggaggttggcaaccctaggcctaaccTCAGGCCTTAgtggtacttagggttgccaacttcaggttgggacattcctggagatttgggggtggacctggggagggcagggtataatgccatagactccacactctaaagcagccattttctccaggagaactgatctctgccatctggggatcagttgtaattctgggagatctccaggccccacctggagattggcaaccatagtgtTGCTTGGGTCTCACACTGAGTTGGTTGTCCTCTGCCAATGCAAAGCAAGAATGCATCATCCATAAGATGCTGAACAAGAAGAATCTTGGTTCAATCATAATGATGAAATcaaatttgcttttttttttttaagggtttgtCACTGATTATCAGTAGAagtgtgcgtaaagtgctgtcaagttgcagccaacctatggctcccttgtagggctttcaaggcaagaaacaaacagaggtggtttgccattgcctgtccggAGGTCTCCCAGTCACtcacaagtactaaccagggctgaccctgcatagcttctgagatctgacatgttcgggctggcctgggccatccagggcagggtgtCAGCTGCTACGCATCTCTAAACAGGGCTGTGAACATACTGCAGTTCCTTAGCAGCACAGAGAAGCCACAGAGTTGGACCGCCCAAGAATTTCAGCGTTCATGTAGAAAGAAGTGGGAGTTCTTCGCTTCTTCGAGCACCTCTGCTCAGCTGTGGAAGAGGGAAGGCAGGCTGTGGAAGGCCTGGTGGCATCCGTGGTCTGCCACCTGCACCTCCGTGCCAATGGCCGGGTGGGGATAGCAGCAAGCAAGGAAGGAACATGCAGGGGCCACCCGACAGGCCCCCAACTGGCTCGCTGCTGCTTCCACAGCAGGGGCGGCTTTTCAtacctagcattgccaaccttcaggtagggcctggagatctggaatcacAGGCGATTTCCAGGCTACTCCGACCAGGGCCCCTGGAGAAAAagcctgctttggaggatggactgcatagcattataccccagtgaggtccctccccaagctctgcccccaaacctctaggaatttcccaacccagaggtggcaaccctatgcctgctgTGAAGAAGCAACACAGGGAAGACATCAGGGAAAGCCACAGTGACCACGTTTGCAAGAACACATTTAGAGGGAGAATTGGCTAGAGAAATGACCTCTCTCAAAGTTATGTACAGTacgtcccctagggttgccaactccaggttgggaaattcctggagattttgggactggaccctgaggagggcagggtttggggagggaaggcatctcagcggggtataatgccatacagtcaccCTCGAAAGTagctataatgctatagagtaaCCCtcgaaagagagccagcgtgttgtattggttaagagcagtggtttggagcagtggactctgatctggagaaccgggtttgattccccactcctccacatgagtggcggacgctaatctagtgaaccgggttggtttcctcactcctacacatgaagccagctgggagacctttggctagtcacagctctcttagagctctctcagccccacctacctcaaagagtgtctgttgtggggaagggaaggtgattgtaagcaggtttgatcctctcttaagtggtagagaaagttggcatataaaaaccaactcttcttctgttttcttcaggggaactggtctctctcatctggagatcagttgcaattctgggagatctccaggccctgcctggaggttggcaaacatacTACTGGCTATTAGCAACAGCAGCATGTCAATCAGGggaatgaggggaggggaggagtggCATGGGGGGAAAAGGAGGCTGTAATCACCACATCCCCATTAGCTGGGGGAGGGTAGCCTGCGCATGGACATAAACACAACCACATTAATGACTTGGTTGCGACACTTCCCAGTCTCTCCCCACCCTTCTCCATGTACACACATCTCTTGGCCACATCCCAGGTATGTTAATGGGCCTTGACATAAACAAGACAGCCGGCAATCCTCAACACCTCAAGACCAGCCACTTCCTGCCCTTCACACAGGCAGGCCTGAGGAGGGGAAATGGCTGCAGAGGGGCTGGTCCCACTTAGGCTGGTCCCACTTAGGTCCCCCTCGTTCACACTTCAGAACACTTCCGGGTCTGAGATCTAATGCAAGCCACAgcaggggcactttcacacatcctgaataatgcactttcaatccactttcaatgcactttaataagTGGATATTGGCACTGGTTGATTCCACACAGTacaatccagcttcaaagtgcattgaaagtgactCTAAAgcacattattcggcatgtgtgaaagggaCCCAGGTCTCCAGGGGAAACGCCAGATGGATTGAGGAGTGTTAAGTCTGCAGCAGCAAACCACAGGAGTCCACCTTAAAGAGTTTTAACACAATTTACTCCATCTTGTTAGGGTTGTCAAATCCAGGTTGGAAATTTAGGGGTTGAAAACAGTTTGGGGgatggagggagctcagcaaggtatTTTGCCATCGGGTCCACTTGTCAAAGATgccatttttccccccaggggaactgacctttgtagtctggagaacaggtgtcattctgggaggactccaggcctgacccagaggttggcaaccctacagctcatTTCCGTAGATGCAGGAAGAATCTTGGGTCTTTGTGAGCCATTCGGGTAGAGGAAATAAAAATTACTGCAAACCCTTCCTTGGTCACCTCAGGAGCAACGAGGAGTTTTCCCTTACTCTCCTACACAATACAATCAGATTAAGAGAGTCAAATTCCATGTTATGTCTGCCACGAGACAGTTTGGGGTTCTCCTCTCCCTGCACCAAGGTCCTGAACTGAATCGAGCCACAGAGCATTTGGGAACATGGGTTCCCAAATTGGGAACATGGGTTCCCAAATTGGGAACATGGGTTCCCAAATTGCCCTGATCTGTTTTACAGacacaatggtcttttatgcatggctgtttcccttgccatcagccctccgacgacttcaggtctttgctgcgattatgcatgccgtttcttttggtggtgggcgcaaccacaaaatatcagggagggAGGTCATGCATAGCTGTAATAGTAAGTCTTCAACGTTTCAGGAAGAAGCTCTGTTTTAACAGGACGCCTTTTAAACTGAACgtattgtttaaaaatgtttgttTGCATACACCCAGCTTTCCTTCACCCATGCAAAaatgatccttgtgctgtggtggcagctgctgccaaagcaacttttaaaatatctgcacagccaatcagaagccccacctggccctgcccacattCTCGAAACACTTGACGGACCCCAGAAAAGACGTCATTAAGTGCCGTcatgcccatgggcatcatgttggggaccgcTGCTCTAGGAGGTACAGGCATGGTGTCACACTCCTTAGTGACAGACGCTCATGACAGACATTAAACCAAGTGCCTGCCCAACACCCTAGTTAAAGCCTGAAAGGAAAGGGATTCTTGTCCGTTCTTCGTCTGGTGGCAGggtctgggttgtgaaattcctggagatttgggggtggcccaggggaggggagggtttagagAGGGACAGGAGCttagtgggagccagcgtggtgtagtggttaaaagtggtagtttggagcggtgtaatctaatttggagagccaggtttgattccccactcctccacatgagcggtggacgccaatctggtgaactggatttatttccccactcctccacatgaagccagctgggtgaccttgggctagtcacagctctcttagagctctctcagccccaactacctcacagggtgtctgttatgggaggggaagggaaggtgattgtaaaccagtttgattctgccttaagtggtagagaaagtcggcatataaaaaccaactcctttttctactacttcttcttcatagagtccacccttcaaagcagccattttctccaggggaactgatctctgcgttCGGGAGATCGGATGTGATtcatggagatctccaggccccacctgcagttTAGCAGCTCCATGGGACATGGCAACACTTGCCCCCTAACTGTGTTGAGACAAGCCAGTACACAGCTAGGGTTGGCATATGCCTGGGCACCAGCCAAGATTCCATCATGCCACAGGTGAAGGTGCCCAGCTCCCTTGATTTCACTTGAGTGCCCTCTGCTTGTGAAAGcaggagggagggcagcttgcCCCAGAGAGCTCTGCCACCATCAGAGCTAACCTAGCAGCAGAGGGCAGCTTCTCATACCAGCCCCCTGGCATAACTGCTGGCAACTCCAAACAAGAAGAATTTGGCCCTCTGCCTACTGAGCACAACTGCTTTTAGAAGTGGACTTTTGTTTAATCGTTGCTGTCGCCTTTGCCTCGATTCTCTTTTAATAGCTGTCGGCCGACCCTAGCGTTCCAGGAGAAAAGCCAAGAACCGTTCATTGACTCACCCAGCATTTCGAGAAACCTTACCCAACATTTAAGTTATAAttcagtacattaaaaaaaaaagttagttttGTTGATTCAAGCTATTTGTTGGGGCTCTCCCACTGTGGGCTGGGACCCAAAAGCAGGCTGTGATTCGTGCCACAAGGCTTAAACTCCTGCCAACTTGGAGAGGagtctcttccccctccttttcccatGGCTGGGAtgaagaaaatggggaggggggagctgccacattcccccttctcctcccgcagggttgccaacctctagctactatctggagatcccctgctattataactgatctccagtaggtagtagtagtagaagaagaagacgtCTATTCCCAGGTTTGTGAACTAGAGTTGCTGACagtggtttgggaaattcctggagatttgggggaggagcctagggaatccagggcttggggaagggcaggacctcagcaggtatgcaaccatagagtccatcctgcaaagcagccatttgctccagaggaactgatctctgtaattgagAACaattgtaatgctgggagatctccaggtagggttccaaactccaggtgttggctggagatcttttgctattacaactgttctcaaggtgacagagatcagttcccctggagtaaatggcccctttggaaggtggactctatggcactataccccattgaagtccctccctaaaccccgccctcctcagggtccaccccccaaatctccaggtatttcccaacccagagctggcaaccctaactccaggcctGACcgagagggtggcaaccctagtcggagatcccacctagagattggcaaccctttggGGGCCCCATGTGGAGTAACAGCCATATCAGTAGGAGGGCTGCTCTGCACAGGAAGAAGGGGGTAAAACCCACCCtttctgcctcttgcatcagcacAGGGGAAacttcttccccctttcccccacaatgctgcacccacccacccacccactaaaCCGACATGGCTGGTGACTCCCTATTGGGTTTCCAACTCAGGGTCGGAAACGCCTGCCAGAGAAAGatctgtggtgatggctggcttCCACTGGTGGGTCACTGGGTCTGATCCATTGCATGGCAGCTCAGCAACCGACATCACTGTGGAGTAATTTAAGGAGGCCTTGAGGTGGCAGccctatagggatgccagcctccagctgggacccAAGGATCCCCCAGAGTTACAGCTCATCACCAGATGACAAAAATCAATTCCcatggagaacatggctgctttggagggtggactctatggcaccgtaccccactgatctccctggcctccccaggctccaccctcagatctccaggtgtttcccgacctggaactggcaactctgcCCCCACACACCCCTGCCAGTGGACAGGgcggacctgccaaccctacagcGTGAACCGGTACTCAGAGCCCTCCAGGTCCCAGCAGGTCTGTTCACACATGCCCACGTTCGTAAATTTTGGCTCACTGGTGGCCacaacttaaaaaagaaaagacatgCCCCTTAAATTTACCGGTTCTCACCTTgctgataggaaaagttgagggcagcaggaaaagaggaagacccaacaagagatggattgactcaataaaggaagccacagccttcaatttgcaagatctgagcaaggctgtcaaagataggacattttggaggactttcattcatagggtcgccatgagtcggaagcgacttgacggcacttaacacacacacaccttgcttaCTCGGGCACAGTTATATGCACCAACAGCCATTAGGAAAGGGgcagtttattatttattacaacCATTTATTATTAAGGCTTTAAACCCCCCAACAAGCTTTCACAGCCCGAAGGAAAAAACTGCGCAATGTCCAGCATTCCACGGAAAATCCTGGCCACTCTGGCCTTATCCTCCTACAAGATCCCTGTCCAAGACACCCTCCTCCCTCTAGTACACATCAGTCTGTTACATTCATTTCCTCTGGAACAGCCTGTGCGCTCCAGACTTTAAAGCCAAGATGTCAACTGTTCACTGGTTTAAAAAATATACCAAGAAAGCATAACGTTGTTGCAATATATTTTAAACAGCTGCCAAAATAAGAACAAGCTATGCACTTAAACACTCCACACCCAAACGCATCTCTAAACCATCTACTAGATACTGCTAGAGAAGAAGCTGAACTCTGAaagagaaagccagtgtggtgtagtggttagagtgcaagactaggatctgagagactcaggttccaatccccgctctgtcatggaagctcactaggtgacc
This window encodes:
- the PTGES gene encoding prostaglandin E synthase, producing MMENEVFASFIFFSTLLILKMYALAIITGQVRLRKKAFANPEDALRHGGVLYHREDPDVERCLRAHRNDMENIYPFLFLGAVYSLLDPNPAVARIHFLVFFVGRMVHTVAYLLKLRAPTRSVAYGVAQLPCFSMALQIIFALLKHW